The following are from one region of the Trichoderma breve strain T069 chromosome 5, whole genome shotgun sequence genome:
- a CDS encoding 6-O-methylguanine DNA methyltransferase, DNA binding domain-containing protein — MARSDEAQAFFHAVYSAAQQIPYGKVTTYAHIAYLVGTPQRPRQVGVCMKHLPHDEDAVFNSSNVPWQRVINSKGAVSPRSQPSGAANQAVELQREGVEVTRTAMGEYTVDLEVYGWFPEELAEEE; from the exons ATGGCGCGGTCGGACGAAGCCCAGGCGTTCTTCCATGCGGTTTACTCTGCCGCTCAGCAAATTCCGTATGGAAAGGTGACGACTTATGCGCACATTGCTTACCTCGTCGGCACTC CGCAGCGGCCGAGACAAGTGGGCGTTTGTATGAAGCATTTGCCTCATGACGAGGACGCCGTGTTTAACAGCTCGAATGTGCCGTGGCAGAGGGTGATTAATTCCAAGGGAGCGGTATCACCGAG ATCACAACCCTCGGGTGCCGCCAATcaggctgttgagctgcaAAGGGAAGGCGTTGAAGTGACTCGGACTGCTATGGGAGAGTATACGGTCGACCTGGAGGTGTACGGGTGGTTTCCAGAGGAATTGGCCGAGGAAGAGTGA
- a CDS encoding major intrinsic protein domain-containing protein: MHRQYAPPREPIRNEIVVVFGEFCGTFMFLLMSFIGTQAALDNNDPTNPDAPLFPFSLLYVASSFGAALAVNVWVFYRVTGGMFNPAVTLGLVLVGAVKPLRGLLIFPTQIVAGIAAAAVTDALLPGPLLVANKLASGTSISRGLFIEMFLTAQLVITVYFLAVEKHRATFLAPLGIGLAVFIAHICGTNFTGTGINPARSFGPAVVTDFTGYQWIYWVGPFLGSLLAFAVYTILKWLEYHTANPGQDDDSTVKKTPAGFTIPTGDRQYSNSTNGAKEHVPSEPRDSGVAQTSSAPQGFQAV, translated from the exons ATGCATCGTCAATACGCCCCTCCGCGCGAACCTATCCGCAATGAGattgtcgtcgtctttggCGAGTTCTGCGGAACCTTCATGTTTCTCCTGATGTCCTTCATCGGCACCCAGGCCGCACTTGACAACAATGATCCAACAAACCCCGACGCACCTCTGTTTCCCTTTTCGCTCTTATAcgttgcttcttctttcggaGCTGCACTGGCCGTCAATGTATGGGTCTTTTACAGAGTGACGGGCGGCATGTTCAACCCTGCT GTCACACTTGGTCTCGTTCTAGTTGGCGCAGTCAAGCCGCTCCGTGGTCTCCTCATCTTTCCCACCCAAATCGTCGCCGGCATTGCTGCCGCAGCAGTCACCGATGCCCTCCTACCCGGTCCTCTGCTGGTAGCCAACAAGCTCGCTTCCGGCACCAGCATCTCCCGCGGCCTCTTTATCGAAATGTTCCTCACAGCACAGCTCGTCATCACCGTCTACTTCCTCGCCGTGGAAAAGCACCGAGCCACGTTCTTGGCGCCCCTGGGCATTggcctcgccgtcttcatcgcccaCATTTGCGGCACAAACTTCACCGGCACCGGCATCAACCCAGCCCGATCGTTTGGCCCGGCTGTCGTCACTGACTTCACGGGTTACCAGTGGATCTACTGGGTTGGGCCGTTCTTGGGCTCTCTTCTTGCCTTTGCCGTTTACACCATTCTCAAGTGGCTAGAGTATCACACTGCCAACCCCGGTCAGGATGACGACAGCACTGTTAAGAAGACACCTGCAGGTTTCACCATCCCTACGGGTGACAGACAGTACAGCAACAGCACTAACGGAGCAAAGGAGCACGTACCGTCGGAGCCACGAGACAGTGGAGTGGCTCAGACCTCCTCCGCACCGCAAGGATTCCAGGCCGTATAA